The following proteins come from a genomic window of Dromaius novaehollandiae isolate bDroNov1 unplaced genomic scaffold, bDroNov1.hap1 HAP1_SCAFFOLD_27, whole genome shotgun sequence:
- the LOC135326413 gene encoding olfactory receptor 6E1-like, with protein TPMYFFISNLAFLEIWFTSSTTIKLLVILSSGRRTISLSSCFAQSYFYFALGGTEMGLLVVMSFDRYVAICQPLHYAAVVKWQLCTHLVVAAWVIGFTLSSSRLVLLSKLTFCGPNKIHHFFCDNSPLFKLSCSDTSLLWKADSLFISFVVLGSLCLILVSYMCIFHCILHMPSASGRKKAFATCSSHLITLAIAY; from the coding sequence acccccatgtactttttcatcagcaatctggcattcctggaaatctggtttacatcctccacaactatcaaattgttggtgattctgagctctggtaggagaacaatctcattaagcagctgctttgcccagtcctatttctattttgccctgggtggtacagagatgggtctccttgttgtcatgtcctttgaccgctacgttgccatctgccaacctttgcattatgctgctgtcgtgaagtggcagctctgcacccacctcgttgtggctgcttgggtcataggcttcacactctcgagttcccgcctggtcctgctctcaaagctgactttctgtggcccaaacaagatccaccattttttctgtgacaactctcccttgttcaaactgtcctgctctgacaccagcctgctttggaaagcagactctcttttcatatcatttgtagtgctgggttccttatgtttaatcctggtgtcctacatgtgcatcttccattgtattctgcacatgccatcagcatctgggaggaagaaagcttttgctacatgttcttcccatctcatcaccttagccatcgcatat